From Niallia sp. Man26:
TCAGCGAACTCCGCTGTTCATACGGGTTCCTGGCATGGAAGGCGGGACAATGCATCAATATGCAGGACAAATTGACCTGCTTCCGACATTGCTTCATTTATTAGGTGAGGATACGAAGGATAATATCCATTTTGGAACAGACATCCTGTCAGAGGAACACGATGAATTAATACCATTCCGTAATGGAGAATTTGTCAGTCCGGAATTTACATTAAAGGATGGCAAGTATTATAATTCAAAAACAGGTGAACTGATTGAAGAGGAAGAACAGCTTGAAAAAGCTGCTGAGTACCAGGCAAGTGTCGAAGAAACACTGAGACTTTCCGATAAAGTGGTCAATGGTGACCTATTGCGATTCTACACGCCGAAGAACTTTACTCCAGTTGACCGTACACAATATAATTACAGCTTAACAACTGAGGAATAAACGAAGAACTGCCCCCTTTACCGAAAAGATTTATTAGGAAAAGGGAGGCAGTTTTTTTAAAATAACAGAGGTGTTTAAAGAAATGAAAGAATACTTCACAATCGGAGAAGTCTCAAAGCTATTTCAAGTTAAGATTGCGACACTCCGATATTATGATGAAATTGGCTTATTAGCTCCAGCATTTATTGACGAAAAAACGAATTACCGCTATTATTCCACACAGCAGTTCGAACGGCTGAACTCGATTAAGTACTTGCGGGCACTCGATTTACCTATAAACAGAATTATTGAATTTTTCAACTATCGGGATATTGATACCCTTATTGATATGCTGAAAGAGCAGCAGGAAGAAGTAAGAAAGAAACGAAAAGAATTAGAACTGATGGAAAAAAAGATTAGCCGCCGTTTAACGCAAATAGATGATGCTGTACACACACCTCTTGATGTTATTTGTGAAGTGACTCTTCCTGAAATGCGTTTAGCATACTTACGAAAGCAATATGTATTAGGAGAGGATCTGGAGTATCCTATCACAGAATTAAGGAACAGCTTTGGTATAAATGGAGGGGTTTTTTTAGGGAAGATCGGCCTATCCATCTCGATAGATAATTTAGCCGCTGGTGAACTTACTACTTATTCAAGTGTGTTTATGGTGTTAGAAGAAGGGGATGAGACTGATTCGGCTTATGCTGCGATACCTGCAAGGGAGTATCTAAGAGTTCGCTTTCAAGGTACCCATATGGAAGCAGCGTATTACTATGATAAGTTACTTTCTTATATAATAGAGCACGATTATCAGCTGATAGATGATTCCATTGAAATAACTTTAATCGATTATGGAATAACCAATGACTTTGATAAGCATGTAACAGAAATATTGCTGCCATTTGCAAGAAAATAATTTCATAGAAATACTTGACCCTCTAGTTACTGGAGGGTTTAATTTTATTTTAGGGTATGAAAAGTATTTTATTAAAGGGGTAAAGATATGTTTGGAACATTATTCAATGTCGGTATGATTATAGCTGGCAGCATTATTGGCAGTATTTTTAAAAAGGGCATCAAGCATGATTACCATGAGATTTTAATGCAGGCAATGGGATTAGTGGCGATGGGTTTGGGCATCAATGCAATTGTCCAGCATTTGCCTGCAAGCAAATATCCGGTCCTTTTTATCGTGAGTTTGGCAGTGGGGGGACTGCTTGGTCAAAAGCTTGATTTAGAAACAAGATTTAATGGATTAGTAAGTAAATTCTCCAAAGGAAATTTAGCGGAAGGCTTATCGACTGCAATTCTGTTATTCTGTATTGGATCTTTGTCTATCCTAGGTCCAGTAGAGGCTGCTCTTAAAGGAGACTATACGTACTTACTGGCTAACGGTATGCTAGATGGAATTACTTCCATTGTGTTAGCTTCGACATTTGGCATCGGAATTGCCATTGCCGCAATAGTCTTGTTCGCATGGCAAGGCTCGATTTACTTAATTGCTCTATTGATGGAAAATTCCTTAAGTACCGATCTTTTAAATGAAGTCACAATAGTTGGCGGGATTTTAATTTTGGCATCAGGTTTAGGTATCCTTGGCATAAAAAAATGCAAAACGCTTAATCTCCTGCCAGCATTAATCGTGCCGCCAATCGTATTTTTATTTATGCATTTACTGAATATATAAACTGCCGTTTGGCAGTTTTTTTATGAAAATTGAAATTACGCTATGGAATAGCCTGCCTTATACTGAAGCATAATAACAACATACAATCACTCCTAGTGGCATGAAAATAGCAAAGGAGGAGAACTGAAAATGTCTGTATTTCCGACAGAGCAAGCTAAAAAATACGAAGAATTAAAAGCTGCCCAAGAGAAAGTGTTTGATCTTTGGAATCAGTATTGGTGGGACTATTCGGGCTTTGATACTTGGCAATTTTGGTTAAATATAGTAATGATTGTCCTACCGCTAATCTTTCTTTATCTATTTATTGACCGCAAGAGACTGTTTTTACTGCTTTTTTTTGGATTCAATATACATATATGGAGTGCTTATTTGGATGGTATGGCAACAAGAGCCAATTATATTGGCTATCCCTATAAAGCAATTCCAATGTTTCCGATTCATTTCGGTATGGATACCTCCTTAGTTCCCGTCTTATTCATACTCATGTACCAATATACCATTGAAAAAAAGGCGAATTTTTATCTCCATTCGTTAATATTAATTTTTCTGATTACATTTATATTCAAACCAATACTAGCAGCAGGGAACTTGTTTATCTTAACGAAGGGTACTAATTATTTCCATATTTTTTTAGGGTATGTTATTATCGTTCTATTTTCGAAAGGAATTACTAATTTCTTTTTAAAAATGACCGAACAAAAAGCAAGCTGAAAACCATAATTAATTGTTAGTATGAAGGTGATGTGAATGGAGTATCAAGAGGCACTAAGTCTCGTCGATGAGGCGAATAAGCAAATTACGGAAGCAAATAAACTAATAGTTGATGCTATCCTCCATGGCTTCTTATGGTCATGGCAATGGTGGGTTGCTGTAGGTATGATTATTGTGCCTTGGACGGTTTGGATATTTATTCGTGATAAAAAAAGCGCAGGCAGGTTATTGGCTGCCGGTCTTTTAATTATGGTTTTATCAGAAATATTAGATACAATTGGTGTTATGTTTGGTTTGTGGACATATCCAGTTAAGGTTTTTCCAGTGGCAACGATTAATTTCTCTTTTCGGCTTTCTGTTTTGCCAGTTGTTGTAATGCTATTAATGCAATACAAGCCAAAGATAAATCCGTTTATTAAGGCAATAGGGTTTGGTGCCTTTGGTGCTTATATAGGTTTGCCTCTGCTAAGTGCCATTGATTTATACAAAAAAGTGAATTGGGCGTTGACCTATTCATTTTTTATTCTGACTGTTTTTTATTTATTAAGCCACTTTTTTATTAATAATAGCAACTTTAATAAACCTAAACAAGAGCAGTAAAAAGAGGAGTCTAATTGGACTCCCCTTTTGTTTAAGAAGCAGGTAAAACCTTTTTCGCATCTGATTGTTTCTCTTCCTTAGCTAACAGAATGCCAACGAGACCGAACAATGCGAAGATAACAGGCACGATAAAGCCGTAATGATAGCCGAGGCTGACGGAATCTTTCGGAAAGAAATCTAAAACATGCCCAAAAATAATCGGCAGCAATACAGCACTTAAAAAGCCGCCCATATTAGCAAAGCCCGTTACAACACCGACTTCTTCCATACGAAAAGACTTGCGGACAATGGCAAATGTCAATGCACTCGCACCATTTCCAAAACCTAAAACAAATAGCATTAATAACACCATCAAAAATGGCGGGTTTGTATTTAGGCTGAATAATCCGACCCAGCCGATAATGACAATTAAATGAACCATCGTGTACGTCTTTTTAATTTGGCCAGTCTTACTGGAAATCCACCCGAGTAATGGTCCGCCAATCATTGTACCAACAAGGGCATACATAACGAGTTGACTTGCACTTGAGCGTGTTAGCTCAAAAACATTCATTCCGTATGGAACTGCCCATGACCCGATAAACCCAACATATGTCCCGACTACACCGAAGTGGCAAAGAAATGTTGCCCAAGCCTGACGCGTTGTGACGACGCGGCGGAGAATTTTCCAAACACTCTCTCTTTTAACAGGTGTACTCGGTTTTGGCTGTGACTCTGGTTTAAATAACTTCCTCGACTTTGAGATTAATACTATATAAAGCAGAGATGAAACTACAATCAATATGATGCTGACACTTAAAAATGGAACTCGCCAGCCCGCATGGGATATCCACATAGAAAAAGGCAGAGTCGCCGATAAGGAACCAATTCCGCCGATTAGTGCTACCATTCCCATCAATTTAACAAACTCATTGCCTTTGAACCATTCGTTCATAATTAAGACTACATTAACGAAAATTGCTGCATCTCCGACTCCGACGATAAAGCGCGATACAATCAAAATATATTCATTAGGAGCAATGCTGTAGCAAAGACTGCCTATTCCAGTAAGCAATGTTCCAATAATAAGAAAACGGTTTGGACCAAAACGGTCTGATAATAACCCGACAGGAATCTGCAGTCCTGCATACGCTAAAAATTGTATACTGCTGATCATTCCAACGGTTGATGCTGAAATCTGAAAATCATTCATTAACTGCTCCGTAATAAGTCCAGGAGCTGTTCTTTGACTTACGATTAAGAAATAGGCAAACAAGACGGCGCTGAATACGATCCATCTATAACCACTTTCTTTTTTGTCTAAGTCCAAATCTGATGCGCCTCCTCTTTTCAATACCGTACAAATATGGCGTGCTGAATTTAAAATCCTAACCGCTTCTTACATTGTAGTATTAAAGAATAGGAAGAACAACTACAAATTATTGTATATTTCCATTTTACGGCAATTATCCAGTGCTGTCTCATCTCTCTTTATAGCTGAAAAGTGTTTCTGTGAGTATAGTTGCAAAATTTAGAAGCGAAAAAATAGTTCTTTTATACGTGCGTTTAGATGGAATACCCTCCGATATAAAGATAGGAAGGGGTAATGTACATGTATATAGAGCAATTAATTCAAACAATAAATGAGAAGGTAGAAGAGCTTGACCTAGTGACAGCAAGAAAATTAATGGAAGAGAACATAGAATACTTAAAGAAAAATGAAAGGAAATTGAAGAAAAACGGAAGAGAGCTGCTAAAGTTCATTACTGATTCTATCCAAACAGGCTATGAACATCCAACAAGGCAGGAGCTTGCAATTTATTATTCCATCAACACCTATGCCTCTAAGTTTGATGTGAGAGGATTAAAAATGATTGTGAAAGGCAATGAACAAACATTGCTGAAAAAATCAGCACGAAATTATTTAAATTCTGATGCGAAAGTTTTGTTAGAAGGCTTAGGTGCTATAAGCAAAGAGTAGGGGAGATCTTAGTGATCTTCTTTTTTTAGGATGGAAGAAAGCAGATTTTCCTACTAGATGTAAGTATGATAGGCTTGTGAGTAGATAAGGAGGAGCGCTTTTGAGATGTGGAGCGAAATGCTTTTTAGTGGAGCTTGAGATAAACGGCGAAAAACAGGTGAAGCCAATTAATGCGCGCACACCTGTAGATGCAAGAAAAACAATCCGCCTTGAATATGGTGCAGAAGCAAATATCTTATCTGTTCGGTCAGAAAAGAGGAAATAGCTTTAAGGTTGTGGAAGTTTAAGGAAGCGGCAGATTTTTCTTTTGAAAAACACTCCCTTCTATCAATCAATCTGGCTTAGAGTGCCGCCTTTAAAGTTTTTTATGAGAACTAACTTCTACAGGAGGCAAACATGGAGCAGGATCAGCTATTTTTAGACTTAATAAAAGCGGGAAATCACGTATTTAATGGCTGAGATTTCTCGTATTTATCAGAAACAGGACGAACAGCGAGTGCTAAGCTTTCCTGGTCATATGGAAGCTTGGCGCTGCAACAAATAAGAAAATGTGAACGCAATAGCACTTTAGAATCCCATTGCTTAGCTGTGGGAGTGTCAATATCTTCAAGCAATCCCTTGGCAATTACCAAACTTTAACATTGGCCAATTGGAAGATGAATTATATCAATTCATCAACAAATCGAGGAAATAGGCTACTTTGAAGTTAAGCAGCACAGATTTATTCTTAAGGCGAAAGCAATTTAATAGGAAAATATAGAACAAGGTAGAGAGCTTCCTTGTTCTTTTTTATGACCTTCTCCCTAACTTTCAGTATTATGGTAAAATACAAAAAAAGGCAATGGGGGGAGCTTTCATGTTCATACATAAAATAAATGAAGATTTAGCACTAAAATTAATACAGCCACATGATGCACAGCGTGTGTTTGCGTTAACAGAGCTTTCGAGAGAGAACTTAAGAACATGGCTGCCTTGGCTTGACACAACAACAAAGCTGCAGGATACACAGCAATTTATCCAATTTTGCTTAAAAGGATTTTCTGAGAATACAAGTTTAACAACAGTAATTTTTTTTAAAGGCGAAATTGTTGGAGTTGTTGGGTTTAATAGTATAAACTGGGCGAATAAAACAGCCTATATTGGCTATTGGCTCGGGACGGGCTATGAGGGCAATGGAATAATGACAAATGCTGTGCACGCATTAACTGATTATGCCTTTTTAGAGCTGCGGCTCGATAAAGTAGAAATAAGGGCTGCGTCAGGGAATAAGAAAAGTAGAAGTATTGCGGAACGTCTTCATTTCACAATGGAAGGCTGTATCAGGCAGGCAGAGTGGTTGTATGATCATTATGTGGATCATATCGTTTATGGGATGTTGGCAGAGGACTGGGACAGCTGAGATTCAAGAGCGATATCGTTTATAAAGGAGAGAGAAGCAGATGGAAACAGTCCGTAAGTTGATTTTAACTAGAAAGCCTGGTGTAGACGAGATAGATATTAAGGCAGCAGAAGAAAAACTTCAAGCAGTGTTTCCAGAACAATTTGTGCAGCTGTACCATTTAGTAAATAACCCTGAAATTGGAGAATGGTTACTATTTCCGATTAAAGACCGCAAAAATGTGAAGAAAACATGGGATGATATTGTCAGACAAAATACTGAAGTTCGTTATATTGGAATGGCAGACGAATGGATTGTTATTGGCGAAAATGGTACAGGAGATAAATTATGCTTAAAAAAAGTTAATGGATTGATGAGGGAACAAATCTTTCTCTGGTACCATGAAAGCGGAGAAGCTGAAGAGCTTGCTCCGAGCTTAAAACAATTTATTATTTCCTTGACTGAAGAGGAATAATTGCAAGAAAAGTGATCGCTTTTTAACAGGCTGATCATTTTTTTATTTTCACAAAACAGTTTTGTTGACATTTATTCAATGAGGACATAAGTCAATTTTTTACATAGTAAACGTTTGTACATAACCAGCGGAAAAAGGTGACATATATTAGTATGAACTATGTCAGAAGGGAGCATTTTAATGGGTATATTGGGTTTTTCTGTTAGGGGAGAAGCACGTAAAATATCAAAGCATTTGTTGAAATCACTGCATGGAGTAATCAATAATTGGGATTCGGAGGACAAGCATAATCATCATTATCCTTCTAATAACAATTATCAAAACTATTCCACTTACTCTAATGATCCTTCCTATCCACATCACCATTCACAAAACAATTACCACCACCACTCAGATTGTGATTGTGACAATCATCATTCAGATTGTGACTGCGATAAGCATCATTACTCTGATTGCAACTGTGGCCACCATCATCACTCTAATTGTAACTGCGGTAAACATCATGACAGAAGGGGACAAGGGAATTTTCTGCTTAAACCGCTTCATAACAACTGTAATAACGGACATTTTGTCGGCAAGGATTGTGATGTTCCGTTAAAAGTATCACCATTCTTTTTCGGAATCAATAATCCACGGCTGAACTTCAACGGGTTGAATGGAAACCTTGCTTTCCAGCTCTTCCGTTTTAAAGGCTGCAAAGTAAAAATATTTTTAGAATGTCCTGATATGTCAGATGAAGTGGAAGGCGTTATCTGTAATGTGGGTACTAACTTTGTCGATATTCTTATGTTTGACGAGAAGGTTGTTACTGTACTGATTGAGCATATTTGCAAGATTGAATGGCTGGACAAGCATTGCAATCCGTGTCCGGTTTGTTACTTCCCGTGTGAGGATGATCATTTTTGTCCGCAATGCGGCGCAAAGCATGATGAAGAGGAAGAAGAAGAAGTTTAAGTGCAATGCACACCGTCTTTTCCGTGTTAATGCGGAAAAGACTCTACTTTTATATAACATACTTAAGCAGATATTAATCGCGGTTTGATTATCATTTAGGCGGGAGCTGAATAGGATACTCATAAAGCAAACTTTTAGGGGGGGCATATGAGAAAGGTTGTTATTCTATTCATTATCCTGATTTGTCCGTTTTTTTTCCCTATTCAAGCAGCAGCTCATGCTGTCTTAACAAATGCAAATCCTTCGGCAGACTCCAGGCTTGACGAGAGTCCAGAGGAAATAGTTCTTCTCTTCAATGAAGCGATTAAAGCAGGACTTTCTGCTGTTAAAGTAATGAATCAAGACAAAGAATTAATTACAGAGGCTGAGACGACTTTAAGCAATGATAATAAACAGCTTAAAACACGCCTTCCTGCACTTTCTGAAGGAGCTTATTTAGTCTCATATACCGTTATTTCAGCAGATGGCCATCCAATAAGTGGTTCCTATGTATTTTTGGTCGGCAATGCAGCACTGCCGGCTAATTTAGAAATAAGCGGAGATAATCCATACGAAATCCCTGTATTTGTGACAAGAGCTGCCTATTATTTTGGCTTGCTTAGTGTCACTGGCTGGATATTATGGGGAGTACTTCAAGAAAGGAAACACAATGATATACAAAGACGTAAATTTCGGTTTGTTTCTCTTATCTTGCAGCAATATCATCTGTTATGTTTAATTATATTAATTGCAGTTCAGTGGCTTATGAATACGACTGTCTCCGGCATTCCTTTAAACACCGGTTTCGGTCTTTCCTGGATATTTTCCTTGTTGTTATCACTGCTGGGATTTTTCCTGCTTTTTAAAGCAAAATGGCTCGATTGTATTTGGATAATACTGATGCTCGCAGCGAAAGGCTTCAACGGTCATTCTGCTTCTTATGGACCGATGTGGATATCTGTACCGATCGACTTTCTCCATTTATTTGGTGCAGCAGTCTGGACTGGCGGGTTATTGTATATAGTGATTTTTTGGAAAAAACACCGTCTTCATATTAAGGATTTTATACCGCTGTTTTCAAAAGGAGCATTTATAAGCATGTTAATCCTCTTTATGTCGGGGATTGCGTTGACTGTTCTCTATTTGCCTAGTTTGGATTATTTATGGGTAACGCCTTGGGGGATTTTCCTGCTGACTAAAGTGTTTTTAGTGTTCCTTGTTATCTTGACAGCAGGTATTATCCGCTATTATTTAAAAAAGAAATCATTCACTAAAAACTGGAAATGGTTAAAAGTAGACTTTGGTTTTATGGTATTGATCCTGCTTGTTGTTGGAGGACTAAGTTATTTAAGCCCTGTTCCGGCAAATACGCCTTTGAAATGGGAAGAAAAAAGCAGCCAAACAGATATGACTTTAACAATCACTCCAAATGCTCCAGGTAAAAATAGCTTTCAAGTTGAATTTACCGAGCATACAATCAAAAGGGCAGAGCTGTGGCTACAATATGAAAACAGTGAAGAAATCGCTCCAATCCAAGTCCCGTTAAAGCCTGCAGAGACAGACGGATTGTATGTGGCAGAAGGTTATTATCTTCCTTTTGACGGAAAGTGGGTCGCACATCTTAAAATCGTAGACCAGAATGGAGCAGAGAAGAACTTCACTAAAGGGTTTCGAATATTTAAAACAGAAAGCAAGGAGTAGCTTACTCTACTGTAATATATATTTCCTTATGTTCATGAATGCTGGCTTTTTCCACATGTACTTTGACTGTATATTCACCTGATTCTTCAAACAGAAGTTTTGCGTTATAGTGTCCGTCTTTGTTTTCTTCTGCATCAAAATACGGATGAGTTGTGTCTCCCTCTTTCCATGTTTCAAAGCCAACTTTAGCATCGGTCAGAGGGTTATTCCCATCCATAACTGCCACTTCTAAATCTAATTCCTTGTTAACTTGGTCGCTTACCGGTGTCTTGATTTCAATACTCACTTCGTTTGAATGCTCATGTGTTTCATTTTCTGATGTTTGTTCATGCTCGGTTGTCGTTGTGCAGCCAAATAAAAAGATGGTGCTCACGCAGGCAACAGTCATTAGTCGTAACCTATTTTTGTTCATTTTCCTAACTCCTCTATAATGATCTTAATGAAAAGCACAGCAGTCCAAAACTTAAGAATACTAGCAGGGTCGCAACGACAATAAGCGTAAAGTTTGCTGCTGCGCCAAGCATTGGTCCCATTACTCCTGCCATAATGCCGCTTGAAACTCCTGTCAAAAGTGTCTGGTAGTCAACAAGGGAGCCGAAGATTGCTCCGACAGTGACAGCGATAATCAGCGTTAACACGGTCACTTCAGAAAAATACAGCGGGAATTGACTGCCAAGGATAATGCCGCATGATATTCCCATGACTCCGCTTGAAGTCATCGCAATATTCATGCCAAAATGGTAGCTTATTAAGTTTCTTGCCTTATGCAAATAAAAGTAAGAAACCGCAGCTGTAATAAAATAGCTGACAAAAAGAACCCATGTAAAAGATAACACCACTGATCACCCCTTGTTCCTATATGTATGAGATAAAATACTTTGTTGCGCCACTTCCTAGTTAGTCCTTAAAAAAATGTGCGATTATCCCTTACTCGTTTCCGTCCTTTTTTTAGTCTCCCTTCATACTGTATAAAAAAAGCTAAAGAGAGGGATCGCTGTGGAGAGAAGAGAGATGGGGCCGGATGAGGAGAAGAAATATTATGAGGGACTCACTAATAAAACGAAATTCCTGAAAAATGATTATTATACGTTAAAAAGGGGAGATGGCTATACCTCTCCGCCAAGCACTATGCCTGCACATGAACTGAATCTGCTGCGGGATTACATGGAAGGAATTAATTTGAAGCAGATTGGTCAAAGTCTTCCCGAATATAAAAAGCCGATTATGCTGTCCAGATTTCTTAAAGGAAGGCGCAAT
This genomic window contains:
- a CDS encoding MerR family transcriptional regulator: MKEYFTIGEVSKLFQVKIATLRYYDEIGLLAPAFIDEKTNYRYYSTQQFERLNSIKYLRALDLPINRIIEFFNYRDIDTLIDMLKEQQEEVRKKRKELELMEKKISRRLTQIDDAVHTPLDVICEVTLPEMRLAYLRKQYVLGEDLEYPITELRNSFGINGGVFLGKIGLSISIDNLAAGELTTYSSVFMVLEEGDETDSAYAAIPAREYLRVRFQGTHMEAAYYYDKLLSYIIEHDYQLIDDSIEITLIDYGITNDFDKHVTEILLPFARK
- a CDS encoding CBO0543 family protein; translated protein: MSVFPTEQAKKYEELKAAQEKVFDLWNQYWWDYSGFDTWQFWLNIVMIVLPLIFLYLFIDRKRLFLLLFFGFNIHIWSAYLDGMATRANYIGYPYKAIPMFPIHFGMDTSLVPVLFILMYQYTIEKKANFYLHSLILIFLITFIFKPILAAGNLFILTKGTNYFHIFLGYVIIVLFSKGITNFFLKMTEQKAS
- a CDS encoding copper resistance protein CopC, which produces MRKVVILFIILICPFFFPIQAAAHAVLTNANPSADSRLDESPEEIVLLFNEAIKAGLSAVKVMNQDKELITEAETTLSNDNKQLKTRLPALSEGAYLVSYTVISADGHPISGSYVFLVGNAALPANLEISGDNPYEIPVFVTRAAYYFGLLSVTGWILWGVLQERKHNDIQRRKFRFVSLILQQYHLLCLIILIAVQWLMNTTVSGIPLNTGFGLSWIFSLLLSLLGFFLLFKAKWLDCIWIILMLAAKGFNGHSASYGPMWISVPIDFLHLFGAAVWTGGLLYIVIFWKKHRLHIKDFIPLFSKGAFISMLILFMSGIALTVLYLPSLDYLWVTPWGIFLLTKVFLVFLVILTAGIIRYYLKKKSFTKNWKWLKVDFGFMVLILLVVGGLSYLSPVPANTPLKWEEKSSQTDMTLTITPNAPGKNSFQVEFTEHTIKRAELWLQYENSEEIAPIQVPLKPAETDGLYVAEGYYLPFDGKWVAHLKIVDQNGAEKNFTKGFRIFKTESKE
- a CDS encoding SMI1/KNR4 family protein, with the translated sequence METVRKLILTRKPGVDEIDIKAAEEKLQAVFPEQFVQLYHLVNNPEIGEWLLFPIKDRKNVKKTWDDIVRQNTEVRYIGMADEWIVIGENGTGDKLCLKKVNGLMREQIFLWYHESGEAEELAPSLKQFIISLTEEE
- a CDS encoding FixH family protein; protein product: MNKNRLRLMTVACVSTIFLFGCTTTTEHEQTSENETHEHSNEVSIEIKTPVSDQVNKELDLEVAVMDGNNPLTDAKVGFETWKEGDTTHPYFDAEENKDGHYNAKLLFEESGEYTVKVHVEKASIHEHKEIYITVE
- a CDS encoding CBO0543 family protein, producing the protein MEYQEALSLVDEANKQITEANKLIVDAILHGFLWSWQWWVAVGMIIVPWTVWIFIRDKKSAGRLLAAGLLIMVLSEILDTIGVMFGLWTYPVKVFPVATINFSFRLSVLPVVVMLLMQYKPKINPFIKAIGFGAFGAYIGLPLLSAIDLYKKVNWALTYSFFILTVFYLLSHFFINNSNFNKPKQEQ
- a CDS encoding MFS transporter gives rise to the protein MDLDKKESGYRWIVFSAVLFAYFLIVSQRTAPGLITEQLMNDFQISASTVGMISSIQFLAYAGLQIPVGLLSDRFGPNRFLIIGTLLTGIGSLCYSIAPNEYILIVSRFIVGVGDAAIFVNVVLIMNEWFKGNEFVKLMGMVALIGGIGSLSATLPFSMWISHAGWRVPFLSVSIILIVVSSLLYIVLISKSRKLFKPESQPKPSTPVKRESVWKILRRVVTTRQAWATFLCHFGVVGTYVGFIGSWAVPYGMNVFELTRSSASQLVMYALVGTMIGGPLLGWISSKTGQIKKTYTMVHLIVIIGWVGLFSLNTNPPFLMVLLMLFVLGFGNGASALTFAIVRKSFRMEEVGVVTGFANMGGFLSAVLLPIIFGHVLDFFPKDSVSLGYHYGFIVPVIFALFGLVGILLAKEEKQSDAKKVLPAS
- a CDS encoding DUF554 domain-containing protein codes for the protein MFGTLFNVGMIIAGSIIGSIFKKGIKHDYHEILMQAMGLVAMGLGINAIVQHLPASKYPVLFIVSLAVGGLLGQKLDLETRFNGLVSKFSKGNLAEGLSTAILLFCIGSLSILGPVEAALKGDYTYLLANGMLDGITSIVLASTFGIGIAIAAIVLFAWQGSIYLIALLMENSLSTDLLNEVTIVGGILILASGLGILGIKKCKTLNLLPALIVPPIVFLFMHLLNI
- a CDS encoding GNAT family protein, which encodes MFIHKINEDLALKLIQPHDAQRVFALTELSRENLRTWLPWLDTTTKLQDTQQFIQFCLKGFSENTSLTTVIFFKGEIVGVVGFNSINWANKTAYIGYWLGTGYEGNGIMTNAVHALTDYAFLELRLDKVEIRAASGNKKSRSIAERLHFTMEGCIRQAEWLYDHYVDHIVYGMLAEDWDS